From Canis lupus baileyi chromosome X, mCanLup2.hap1, whole genome shotgun sequence:
TTGTAGGGGTAATAAATAGCTaattctacctttttttaaaaaaggattttatttatttattcatgagacacacacacaacacagagagagagagagagagagaggcagagacactggcagagggaggagcaggctccatgcagggagcccgatatgggactcaatcctgggtctccgggatcacgctctggactgaaggcagggctgtaaaccactgagccactggggctgctctaaTTCTACTTTTTGAAGTGCCTCAAGACAACCGAATTCAATACACTACCTTGGTACCAATTTGTTCAAGCCCAGGGTCAAAAAGGTGGCCTACCTACCAGCAAATGGACAGGCAGGGCCCTCTCAAAAGCAGAGAAACACATGGCAGgattttgaaaataagtaaaaatttaaaaacatttcaaatacttttattatatttaagttGAAAAAATGGATGACAGCTAGAGGGCTATAATTTATTATCATCTGCACACATCATATGATGCTCAGATTAAGCCTTTCTCCATCATGCATTAATTCATAGCACATCTAAATGCAAATACCAGGTGCTATGGGGGACATTTCTCCCCTAGTGTTTTATTAATATCAGCATAATCATTCTCAATTTAAAAACAGTTCCATCGAAACCTAGTTCTTGTACATTTCTAGCCCCTAGAAGTCACCAGGCAGCTTTATTTTagaaacagtaaagaaaaaaaaaagaatcagtaaagCAACTGTGATCAAATCTGCCAGGTAAATGAGTGGAGTTCACTGGACTTCAGAAAAAGCATATAACTTCATATGttggaaattcaaaaaaaatgtgaaatgcaCATATcacttttcatgaaaaataaaaatacagttgaaTAAAAATCACTGGATAGTTACACATGTACTTTAATGACTTCCTGTAACAGGAACTTTGTATCTCAAATTTCCTTCCTCCTGAAATAAGAAATGATCAATAGAATAAGGAAGAAGCTAGGAaccatgagaaagagaaaaaaaaatacaatggaagGAGAAGATAAAGTAAGGGTCTTGTTAAGAACTGAAGAGAATTAGCAAGACAGAGCGAAGAATCAGGTTCCTAGAAGGATCTTAGACAATACACAGGCACTGTATTCCTCACTGTAGAAAAATCACATTTGCTTTATATAGatttaataatagaaaacaaatagtagTAATAGCAATATATACTCACAAATGATGGATCTTTGTTCAGGCAAGCATCAATAAATTCCTTAAAGGACTTAGTAAAGTCTCCAACAAGAGTTGGAGGATTGTTTTTTGGAATAAGAAACAGAACTCTCATTGGATGCATATCAGAATTAGGTGGCTCTCCTTTGGCTAGCTCAATGGCAGTGATTCCCAATGACCAAATGTCAGcctgagggaagagagagaaaaaaataatacctcgAAATTCCATTCCAACAGTCATGAAATAGCCTGTGGGTCATATGATATTAAAGTGTCTCAAgaggggtgcctgtctggctcaataagaagagtgtgcaactcttgatcttgggttcaggagttcgagccccacgttgagggTAGAGAGGACTTAAACAATGAAATAGgtaaaactttacaaaaatagtATCTCaagaaatgtaaatgtaatacattttttaacagaattcatttatttaaaaaattatcaaattccCTAATGTTTTGCCAGGTACCATATTCTAGGCACTGAGGATTCAGGTGGTGAGTAAAGtagacaaaaatccctgctctCATAGGGCTTGAGTTCCAATAAagacacagataaataaataatatgatgtCAGGTGGTACTCGGTTCtgtgaagaaaagaataaaatcaggaTAAAGGGATAATGAGTTATGGGGTCCTGGGGCTACACATTTACACGGGATGGCTAGGGAAGACTACTCTGTGAtgtaatgtgttttttaaaatgatttattgatttattttaagggggaagggcagagggagagggagagaatctcaagcagactccaagagCGCAGAGGCTGGCATGGGGctgatcccaaaaccctgagatcataacctgagccgaagctaagagttggatgcccaattgactgtgccactcacccaggagcccctacgcTGTAAAGTAATGTTGAAGCAGAGACCCGATTGGTAGGAAGGTTATTCCAGATAGAGGGAAGGCTGAGTACAAAGGTTCTGAGGCCAGAGTGGTACTTGATATGTTTGAGGGATAGCAATGAGTCCCCTGTGGTCAAAGGAGACAGAATATAGAAGAGAGTAAtaggagatgaggctggagaggcaaAGGCCAGATCATAGATGGCCATGTATGTGATAGTAATGATCtcagattttattctaagttGGACAAAAGGTTACTAAAGGGAATAGGGTCCAAATACTATCAGCATCCTGGGATCTTATGACTTAGCAGGAACACTTGACATAACTCTAGCTTTTGAAATactcttaaaagaaagaagattagGGCAGTTTATTACATAGAATAGCATGCTATATAGAACctactattaaaaacaaaatattttttacaggTACACTTTACTTTTGAGTCATAAGCTGACTGTTGAATAACTTCAGGAGCCATCCAAAATGGTGTTCCCACAAAggtatttcttttaatttgtgtATCTGTCAGCTGGCCAGCAACTCCAAAGTCAGCAAGCTTAACATCTCCTTGTTCTGACAGCAAGACGTTGGCagctgggaggaaaaaagaaatgaaatctgctCAGCATCCTCAGGACACAGCTACATTTCTCAGGTTCATATATGATTTTTGTATACCTTTTATGTCTCggtgaattttcttttctgaatgcaGATAGTCCAGACCTTTCAAAATTTCCTTTAGCATGGTAGCAATCTGGAACTCATCAAATGGACCAGCTCGAAGCTTAGggggggaaaacacacacacttttataCATGTCTGAACAACCAAGTTCAAACCGGATATTATCTTTGAAATAAAGGAATCACTGAGATATACAAAGCAATTCTGCCTTTATTAAGCCAATATTGAAACAAAggggaaaacaatttaaaagggAAGAGAGTCAACAAGTTAAGTCAAAGGGCTGAAAAGGTTTTTACATGATTAGATTTAATCTCGAAATATAATACAAGTAGTATGACCCCTGTACCAGCTCCAAATCCTGAGGTTCTCAAATATTTACATCTAAGAGTTAAGAAATATGCTAACAATGACAGAACTAGCTTtcttctctcaatctctctctttttcttttttggctaggaaaaaagaaatcaactacTTAACAATTTTGGTGTTGGCTATTTAAATGATCAACTATTTACACTAAACTATTTTGAGATCATACAGTCACTAAGATTTCCACAGCAACTTGACTAGATCATATAGGTCAGCTCACAGCACAGTTCTTAGCATTCGTGTATCTCAATCACTTTGGAAAGCCGAGAGCCTTTTTGAgaccaaaatttaaaagttagttAGGAATATATAATTAATCTATTCAGACTTCCATTGTAAAACAGAacccaaacaagcaaaaaaaaacaaaaaccaaaaaccaaaacaaacaaaaaaaaacaatgatcaaATCGTGAAAGTATACAGTTTTTTCAAATAACCATAacacatttccctttctttccccatcCCTGTACCAAAGCCAGTAGTTCCAACTGGAATACAAGGAAAGCAATGATTAGGTTTCAGGAGAAATTGTAATGGAATATCTGaaaatctctctttaaaataaatggttattttaaaattctggtacCTCATAAAGCACAAACAGTAGACTGTACAATATTATTACAGGAAAGGGTGGGAATCTAAAGTCAGGGCTGAGGTAGAGTTCTGTTTgctggaaggagggaagaggtggTGGAAATCAAACATCGCCCACTCTGCTTCACACTGGGAGGGATTCACAGCTCTTTGGCACCTTGTGTATTTCATCTTTCATGAATGCCATATTTATTCTGAATAAAGGGCACTTTCATGTTGAAATTTAACAGCTTAAAATAGAACCCATACTTCAGTCTTGCCATTGAATATTAACTGTGGTCTGGATATATGTTGTACTCCGGGGATGGCCATAGTTCAATAGGTGCCTTTCCTAGGTAAcattatctatttacttataaATCTATCAACTTCCACcccaaaatattctatttaaacaGGAGTGATTGAAGTTGTTCTCAAAGGTGAAAATGgcactttaaaaaagattttatttatttattcatgagagacacacggagagaggcagagacagaggtagagggagaagcaggctccctgcagggagtctgatgtggggcttgatcccagacacttaaccactgagcaaaccaggtgtccctgaaaatgtcattttattgatGCTGGCAATGAAATTTTGAGGGACTACCAAATAACTGAGATAAAGGTCGTACTAAAGATTTGTAATTGGTATCACTGATCATAACATGTAGATAGGGCCCTTTCTTAAGTCAGTTACTTAAGAAATTGGGCAAGGTCTGTAAGGGATATTACATGTCATTCTGAAGgacttctaaaaaaatatatttcagtaaaaacaaaacagaggttcTAAAGACCCATTGGCTTATTGGGTATATTTAGGTCCAGTTTAAAATTCAGGAAAAGTACAATCTCAACTCACTTGGTActggaggaggatgggagggggAAACCCCATGGCAGGGAAATGCGAATGGGGTGGTACAGCTGGGTTTTTCTGGTTTGTTATCAGACAGAAAACTACTTCAAGCCTGTGGTTAAAATGTTTCTTTAGCCATGTTGACAAtgatgagaaaaggagaaaaaaagggatttggaaagagaaggaaggtaaAGTCGATGCAACAGAGACTTTTTTATTGGCAGTACAGCCTTGGGAGAGATAATGCTGAAATCTTGGTACACTGGCCTTGGAGTACATTAATGAACTTCTCCTCGATGACTGAAGACCGTGCCAGGTTTCTTAACAGCTAATACCTCCACCTCTGGGGCAGCGTACTGGCCTTGGGTAATTTGCCTCTATTGTCCACAAAAGGCATGCAAGAGAGGGACTCTTTCACCAACTGTATACTTGTGGGCTTGAGGCTTTCCCTATTCCTTTGACTTTCCGCCTGTCCTAATGCAGCACATGATATTTATGCCTTCTCTTATAGTTAGCACattgtttccaactttttttttttttggtgctcatatttcattcaattcgccTTATCATATGAGCTTTTGTTGTAAGCCACTGCAACTCTTCCTGGAAAGAAGTCAGGTATGAAAATTCCATAAAATGACTTCTAATATCCTCAAGGTCTGCTCATATACAACTAAGTTTTTTTCAAGAATGGGAGAGAATTTTGAGGTATACACTCTAAAATGCTGATGCCAATGACAAGTCATAATCACACTCCGTTAGTTGGGCACCAGAGAGAAATAATCTCTGCCCAGCATCCCTCTTGTTTTCTCTTGTCCTTCGTAGCAGCGCCCTCCTTCTAATCTAATCCTTTCTTAAGAGTCCCTAAATGCTAGCATTCATTTGTACGGCACATTTTCTCATCATTTGCCCTCCATACGAAGGCCAGTTACATGAATTTTATCATTCAATCACAGTGTTATTGAATCTGTGAGGTAGAGAAACGTCAAGTGATTATTAATCGAATTTCTTCATTCAGCATTTGAGGAAATCATGGCACAGAGGTGCAATGGCTTGTCCAATATTAGCCAGTCAATGGCAGAACTAGGACTAGAACCTaggtttcttgattttttttagctACTACATACAGGGCTAGGAACATCTTAAGTTTTTTGAattatgctccttggtatttGTACTATTAAGCAGGATGAAATTAAGATCTCACAAACATTTCATTCAGAGATCTTATAAAACTGACCAAACTACTCCTGGGGATACAGCTTGAATTAGTTAGAACTGGGCCAGTGTCCAATGCTTAACATTGCTATCACTGATCCTGATGACAACAGTGCATTCGCTTTGCCAATGCCTACAGAACAGGGAAGGGACATGGTGAGCCCCTTGGGGGAACAGATAAGGTAACTGTGATAAATTTGGAAAGGgctcttaatatttaaaaagtagaagaaggAGGATTGTGGAGCAATTGGCAGGATTCTTGTGGAGCTAATGAAAACGCTATTGTGTAATAAAACTATGTGACAAGACAAATGGAAATGGGGTCATTTAAACTTCAAGACAAGAATGAGATCTGACTCCATAAGCATGAAGGATTATTATACAAAGAAACACCAGTTGTGTTCTATCattagagaggaaagagaaagaaaaaatgaactcaagCTTTAGGATATAAGAATTAGATTAGACACAAGGAAGGATTACCTAACTCAGTAACTGATTAAAATGAgatgaattcctagaaagatATGAGACTATCTAGtttaattaccatttctttaGAATGTTTCCAATATggttctttttaaaggaaagacaATCTCGTACAGTCATTTCTGTTCATAGGATTATTTGAAACTTTGGAGTCACTGGCAGGGAGTATTAAAcccttttagaaatatttaattacttACAGTTGGGAAAACTCATCTCCACTTGAGAATACGAGTTAAACTATTACGTGATCTTAATCatcaaaacactttatttttagaaacagcAGACTCTAATTTCAAAAGCAGAAGgatgctaagaaaataaaaatcatagagtAAAGATGTAAGGGAACTTAGAAATAACTTCTTTGTTTTATAGGATATCCTAGTCTGAGGAATTTATGTGTCTGGTTCACAGCCACAGATTTAGTTATGAAGACAGCTAGTCCCACAACCTCAAACTCCTATAGGCCCACCCAGTGGCCATCCTGCTACACAGAGTTGCCTCTAGTAATtcatattgaattttattttattattatttttaaaattttatttatttattcatgagacacacagagaaagaggcagagacacaggcagagggagaagcaggctcctctacacagggagcccgatgtggaactcgatcccgggaccctggggtcacaccctgaacccaaggcagacgtccaaccgctgagtcacccaagcgtccctcatattgaattttaaatacaAGGTCAtattaataaagatttaaaagggggaaaacagCAATGATAGAATCACAGCAACTTGGGGAAAAcaaccagtgtttctcaaatggATTCTGTGTGTGATCACAGCATTTTGGGTGAACTTTTCCTGCTCATCGCAGGATTTTAGCATCCAGATCTTTGCCCACTAAAATTGCCCTAGCGCTTCTAAGTcattatgacaaccaaaaataccATCACATTTCCAAATGGcctagagaggggcagagagaattcTGTAGGGAACTGGGTCTGTAGGCCTATTTGGTGAGAACCCAAGAACCAGTTTTAGTGACAATTACctgaattacttatttttttaaaaatccaagaacaTGGTCTTTTCAGGGAAATGCCTGTAAAGTAAGACTCTAAACTTACAATTGTCACGTAGTCCTAATTTGCAGAGCTTTATTTCATTGAGCTATTCATATTTCATACACTCTAAGAATGTCAGCAATATGCCCATCCTGCAATCCAGCTCAATCTACATAAGAGTAGTGGTCCCGAGTAAAGAGtttaatttgaatatattaaaCCACTCAGCTTGCCCAAAAGCCATTGCTTACtccagttaaaagaaaaaagtcaaagtaCAGACGCGTATATGTGTAATCATTCAAAAATACTTACAAGATCCAGTGCTGAACCACCACCCAGGTATTCCATTATTATCCATAATTTTGAACCCTGTAAAAGCCATGAAACAATTGAATAATTATAAATCTGAGCCAAATAACATACTAACACTAAATGTTAAATCTGACATACTGATGTACTGGTTCTAAAATATGAGTTTAAAATTAGTTGTTTGAAActcagaatatatttttccacagaATGCtacaaataggggatccctgggtggcgcagtggtttggcgcctgcctttggcccagggcgcgatcctggagacccgggatcgaatcccacgtcgggctcccggttcatggagcctgcttctccctctgcctgtgtctctgcccctctctctctctctctgtgactatcataaataaataaaaattaaaaaaaatgctacaaataaaagtaaagttcTGAGTCTTGACCTTCCTCCGAGGCCATTTAGACTGTGATATAActaaatgaagaattttttttaatggttgaacTATTAGCAATTTTTATAAAACccagaaaaaataaaccagagcCTTTGTTATTTTGGATGATTCTGAAAGGAAAAGATAGTTACATTAAAGAATGTGGAGGTATATGAAGACTTGTAGAAATTTTAAATGGGGCTTCTGGGTACTTCCCATGTAATTTTAGTTTGAGTACACTGGATATTTTGCCTTACTAGtttttgacttttgttttcatATGTCTTACGACTTTTATCAGCCATGATTAGGGGCCATTTTTGGTACACATGTGGAGCCTAGAAAGGATATTGTCCCTTCTTGCCCTCAACCCCTGCTGCCGAGGTAAATGTCTAAGAGATAGGGAGTATGTAGCTTGAAAAGCATATGATTACTTGATTTCTAGGTAGAATTAACTTCACTATAAGttgtaaaagaagaaatgggGCAAGTATATGTGTATCAGCTCTATCagataaaaataggaataaaccattaaatctttccttctttcagttGTAGCTT
This genomic window contains:
- the STK26 gene encoding serine/threonine-protein kinase 26 isoform X3, giving the protein MAHSPVAVQVPGMQGSKLWIIMEYLGGGSALDLLRAGPFDEFQIATMLKEILKGLDYLHSEKKIHRDIKAANVLLSEQGDVKLADFGVAGQLTDTQIKRNTFVGTPFWMAPEVIQQSAYDSKADIWSLGITAIELAKGEPPNSDMHPMRVLFLIPKNNPPTLVGDFTKSFKEFIDACLNKDPSFRPTAKELLKHKFIVKNSKKTSYLTELIDRFKRWKAEGHSDDESDSEGSDSESTSRENNTHPEWSFTTVRKKPDPKKLQNGAEQDLVQTLSCLSMIITPAFAELKQQDENNASRNQAIEELEKSIAVAEAACPGITDKMVKKLIEKFQKCSADESP